CGGCTTCTGGCGGGTGCGCTGGAAGCCATGGGCGTTGCGGTAGAGGTTCGCGGAGAGGCCCTTGCCCCGTTGAGCGGCGAGATTCCGAGCGCGGAGACCTGGATAGAGCTGTGGGTGGAGCCGCAAGACCTCGAGCACGCGAAAGGCCTCCTGGCGGAGCTCCAGGAGAATCAAGAGCACGCCGAGCGGTCGGTGGAGTGTCCACGGTGCCGCGAAGAGAACCCCGGCAACTTCGAGCTGTGTTGGAGCTGTGGCCTGGAGCTGCCCTCGGGGCTACGTCCAATACTGCGGGCAGTGTAGTAGCGGGATGCATGGTGAGGCCGGAGCGCGCCTCCAGGAGAATCGGAAGTGCAGGAAGCAGAGGGAGCGCGTCGCCGCAGGCTGAACCGGGGGACCCGGAGCCTGCTCATCGTGTGCACCGTGGTGACGCTCATCCACCTCATTCCGCTTTTCATCTCCAGGAACATGCCCGAGCAGCAGCTGTCCATCGCACGGGCCATGTCGAGCGTGTCGCAGCGTGTCCCTTTCCTGCGGCCGCTGAAGGACGACGCCAAGGCCACGCCGGCGGAGCTGCGAGAGGCCGCGACGCTGCTGCTGGATGGTGCGCCAGATGACGCCCATGCGCTGGCCTTGGAGGCGGAGCGCCGGAATCCCCAGGAGGTCGAAACCCAGC
The Myxococcus virescens DNA segment above includes these coding regions:
- a CDS encoding putative signal transducing protein, which gives rise to MRRVQLSVHRTVGEARLLAGALEAMGVAVEVRGEALAPLSGEIPSAETWIELWVEPQDLEHAKGLLAELQENQEHAERSVECPRCREENPGNFELCWSCGLELPSGLRPILRAV